Proteins encoded within one genomic window of uncultured Draconibacterium sp.:
- a CDS encoding tetratricopeptide repeat protein, whose amino-acid sequence MRHVIILLLLITGLNTGFAQQKRSEVQTKSSLAIRYYNAKDYEKAAPLLKEVYELTRNSTYFRYYINSLISLNQFAEAESELQREIKKQKTPRPEYYVHLGQVYKSQNRDEEAQIMFEDAINNIPADRGSYLTTANSFLAWGEYGWARDTYLKGRNTLPNQSFNYELARSYMYLRDYTNMMEEYLNLLREDEKHLARVQSSLSSAMRLDIDDGLRDQFRGQVLKRIQAEPNVIGYNRLLIWFFLQEKKFSSALRQSIALDKRTGAEDGQIAQLGDLALRNKEYTQAQKAYEYLMDKGEQTPFFPQAFARNIHAKYMEYTNEGDGDLEKGQALATDFENGLIYLSIGPATLNLVREYAHLLAFYLNDSEKAISVLEEGEKVPQLKPEELGLLKTEMADIYVYADDPWEAMLIYSQVIDANKKNRLGDEVKLKKAKLGYYMGNFSWAKAQLDVLKASTSKLTANDAMELSMLIGNNLNLDTTAVPLQMFSSADLLFFQNRPDEAMLVLDSITDLYPYHTLVDNILFRKAKIEMDNQNYALAAEYLQTIVTDFSYDLLGDDALYLLAEINNYHLGQPEKAKELYKQMLTSYPGSVFTEESREKYRELRKVYPDKEGKTKEELFMDEIKPGEF is encoded by the coding sequence ATGAGACACGTCATTATACTACTTCTATTAATTACCGGATTGAATACCGGATTTGCGCAACAAAAGCGCTCCGAGGTTCAAACCAAATCGAGCCTGGCTATTCGGTATTACAATGCCAAGGACTATGAAAAAGCTGCGCCTTTACTAAAAGAAGTATATGAATTAACCCGAAACAGCACTTATTTCAGGTACTACATAAACAGTTTGATAAGTTTGAATCAATTTGCTGAAGCGGAATCGGAACTTCAGCGTGAGATTAAAAAACAAAAAACGCCGCGCCCCGAGTATTACGTGCATTTAGGGCAGGTTTATAAAAGTCAAAACCGCGATGAAGAGGCCCAAATAATGTTTGAGGATGCGATAAACAATATACCTGCCGACCGTGGATCTTATTTAACTACGGCAAATTCATTTTTGGCCTGGGGCGAATATGGTTGGGCCCGCGATACCTATTTAAAAGGAAGAAACACTTTGCCTAATCAGTCGTTTAACTACGAGTTGGCGCGATCGTACATGTATTTGCGAGACTATACCAATATGATGGAAGAGTACCTGAACCTGTTGCGTGAAGATGAGAAACATCTGGCGCGGGTGCAAAGTAGTTTGTCATCGGCCATGCGGTTAGATATTGATGACGGCTTGCGCGACCAGTTTCGCGGGCAGGTATTAAAACGTATTCAGGCCGAGCCCAATGTTATTGGTTACAATCGTCTGCTGATTTGGTTTTTTCTTCAGGAGAAGAAGTTCTCGAGTGCACTGCGTCAGTCGATCGCTTTGGATAAACGTACCGGAGCCGAAGATGGACAAATTGCACAACTAGGCGATCTTGCTTTGCGAAACAAAGAGTATACGCAGGCACAAAAAGCCTACGAATATTTAATGGACAAAGGCGAGCAAACACCTTTTTTCCCGCAGGCTTTTGCACGTAATATTCATGCAAAATACATGGAATATACCAACGAAGGAGATGGCGATTTAGAGAAGGGACAAGCTTTGGCTACTGATTTTGAAAACGGATTGATATATCTAAGCATTGGTCCGGCTACCTTAAATCTGGTGCGCGAGTATGCACATTTACTGGCCTTTTATCTGAATGATTCGGAGAAAGCAATTTCGGTATTGGAGGAAGGCGAGAAGGTTCCGCAACTAAAACCGGAAGAACTTGGGCTTTTGAAAACCGAAATGGCAGATATTTATGTGTATGCCGACGACCCTTGGGAAGCCATGCTGATATACTCGCAGGTAATTGATGCCAACAAAAAGAATAGGCTTGGCGACGAGGTTAAGCTAAAAAAAGCAAAACTGGGTTATTACATGGGCAACTTTAGCTGGGCAAAAGCACAGTTGGATGTATTAAAGGCCAGTACTTCGAAACTAACGGCCAACGATGCCATGGAGCTGTCGATGCTGATTGGTAATAACCTCAACCTCGATACTACTGCGGTTCCGCTGCAAATGTTTTCGAGTGCCGATTTGTTGTTTTTCCAAAACCGGCCCGATGAGGCGATGCTGGTTTTAGACTCCATTACCGATTTGTATCCGTATCACACGTTGGTAGATAATATTCTGTTCCGCAAGGCAAAAATTGAGATGGATAACCAGAATTACGCGCTGGCTGCCGAGTACCTGCAAACCATTGTTACCGATTTTAGCTACGACCTGCTGGGTGACGATGCCCTGTACCTGCTGGCCGAGATTAACAATTACCACCTGGGGCAACCAGAAAAGGCAAAAGAGTTGTACAAACAAATGCTTACCAGCTACCCGGGAAGTGTGTTTACCGAAGAATCGCGCGAGAAATACCGGGAGCTACGGAAAGTGTACCCTGATAAAGAAGGAAAAACAAAAGAAGAGTTATTTATGGACGAAATAAAGCCTGGTGAGTTTTAG
- the ruvC gene encoding crossover junction endodeoxyribonuclease RuvC: MDKPLRILGIDPGTTVTGYGLVEVRDKKPVILHMGNITPKRYSDHYMRLKYLHERALHLVKEYRPDVMAIEAPFYGKNVQSMLKLGRGQGVLMAAALMFDVPIHEYAPLLVKQSITGMGRASKEQVAYFLQKVYDLKDMDKVLDETDAVAVAICHFIQMSKPQKSKEYKNWSDFVKKNPNKIK, from the coding sequence ATGGATAAACCGCTTCGCATATTGGGCATTGACCCCGGAACAACGGTAACCGGCTACGGATTAGTGGAGGTGAGAGATAAAAAGCCGGTTATTTTGCACATGGGAAACATTACGCCCAAAAGGTATTCCGATCATTACATGCGTTTGAAGTACCTGCACGAACGGGCCTTACACCTGGTAAAAGAATATCGTCCGGATGTAATGGCTATTGAAGCGCCTTTTTACGGTAAAAACGTACAGTCGATGTTAAAACTGGGGCGCGGACAAGGCGTTTTAATGGCTGCCGCACTGATGTTCGATGTGCCGATTCATGAATACGCACCCTTGCTGGTAAAACAGTCCATTACCGGAATGGGACGCGCTTCGAAAGAGCAGGTGGCGTATTTCCTGCAAAAAGTGTACGACCTGAAAGACATGGATAAAGTGTTAGACGAAACCGATGCCGTGGCAGTGGCCATCTGTCATTTTATACAAATGAGCAAGCCGCAAAAATCGAAGGAGTATAAAAACTGGTCCGACTTTGTTAAAAAGAATCCCAATAAAATTAAATAA
- a CDS encoding AAA family ATPase has translation MDYIEISGYKSIKSERIDLSPINLLIGANGSGKSNFISFFDFLNRLYNKNLNEYIALTGGENKILHKGQKVTDTISFKVEFENGNNGYSTTLKLGTDGFIITEEHLIYRGDPGRDISRSDREARIKTTDNFRAPYVIRYLEGFRKYHFHDTSDKSPFTIPSHIENDIYYLYYNGANLAAFLYNIKEEEKIVYNRIVKTIQSIAPYFLDFYFIPNTEDFVKLQWKDKYSDTVYGVNDLSDGTIRFIALTVLFMQPNLPDTIIIDEPELGLHPSAIAKLTGMIKSVAAKGCQVIIATQSTDLISHFSPESIITVDQIDGCSKFNRLDANKLQEWLEDYTIDDLWKRNIITTGQPNY, from the coding sequence ATGGATTACATAGAGATATCAGGATATAAATCTATAAAGTCTGAAAGAATAGACTTAAGCCCAATTAATTTGCTAATTGGCGCAAATGGAAGTGGAAAAAGTAATTTCATTTCATTTTTTGATTTCCTAAATCGGCTATATAATAAAAATCTAAATGAATATATCGCGTTAACGGGAGGAGAAAATAAAATTCTTCATAAAGGACAAAAAGTAACCGATACAATTAGTTTTAAGGTCGAGTTTGAAAATGGCAATAATGGTTATTCGACAACACTCAAGTTGGGTACTGATGGATTTATAATTACTGAGGAACATTTAATTTACAGAGGTGACCCGGGCAGGGATATTAGCCGCTCCGACAGAGAAGCTAGGATCAAGACGACAGATAATTTCCGAGCTCCTTATGTTATTAGATATTTGGAAGGTTTTAGGAAATATCACTTCCATGATACAAGCGACAAATCTCCTTTTACAATACCTAGCCATATAGAGAATGATATATACTACTTGTATTATAATGGTGCTAACTTGGCAGCATTTCTATATAACATAAAAGAAGAGGAAAAAATTGTATACAATAGAATTGTAAAAACAATTCAATCAATAGCACCATATTTTTTAGATTTTTATTTTATCCCTAATACAGAGGACTTTGTAAAATTACAATGGAAAGATAAATATAGTGACACTGTTTATGGTGTTAATGATTTATCAGATGGAACAATTCGGTTTATTGCTTTAACAGTTTTATTTATGCAGCCCAATCTACCTGACACAATAATAATTGATGAACCAGAATTAGGTTTACATCCTTCTGCAATTGCAAAATTAACTGGCATGATAAAATCAGTTGCAGCGAAAGGTTGTCAGGTAATCATCGCAACACAATCAACAGATTTAATAAGTCATTTTTCACCTGAATCAATTATAACAGTTGACCAAATTGATGGGTGTTCTAAGTTTAACCGTTTAGATGCCAACAAGCTTCAAGAATGGTTAGAGGATTATACCATTGATGATTTATGGAAAAGAAATATAATAACTACTGGTCAACCAAATTATTAA
- a CDS encoding PatB family C-S lyase, with protein MQQYNFDEIVPRKGTNCLKHDALERFFNSADALPLWVADMDFKTPDFIVNAIKKRAEHEIYGYTFRSDSYFESVVNWMSRRHQWEIKKEWISFSPGVVAGLTYAIESFSKPGEGVVVQPPVYFPFFDSVKGTKRKMIQNPLKKENGRYTFDLEDLKSKIDENTKLLLLCNPQNPGGMVWTREELVALTDICLENNIMIISDEIHSDLIYNGHKHIPLASISDEVAQNCMVSMAPSKTFNVAGLSSSLVIIPNKRKLAAYERTIGVGHLHMGNIFGTVALEAAYTHGDEWLGQLLDYLWGNYQLLESFIQEKLPRVKVMKPEATYLIWMDFTDYGMKNEELAKFTVEKAGVALNDGGRFGTGGDGWLRINIGCPRSVLQEALNRLEKAFA; from the coding sequence ATGCAACAATACAATTTCGACGAAATAGTTCCGCGCAAAGGAACCAACTGTTTAAAACACGATGCCCTTGAACGTTTTTTCAACTCGGCCGACGCCCTGCCACTTTGGGTGGCCGACATGGATTTTAAAACACCCGATTTTATTGTTAACGCCATAAAAAAACGTGCTGAGCACGAGATTTACGGCTATACTTTCCGCTCTGATTCTTATTTCGAATCGGTTGTAAACTGGATGAGCAGACGCCACCAATGGGAAATAAAAAAAGAATGGATTTCGTTTAGTCCGGGCGTTGTTGCAGGACTGACTTATGCAATAGAAAGTTTCTCGAAACCGGGCGAAGGTGTTGTAGTTCAGCCGCCGGTATATTTCCCGTTCTTCGACAGTGTGAAAGGCACAAAACGGAAAATGATTCAGAACCCACTAAAAAAGGAGAATGGACGCTATACTTTTGATCTTGAGGATCTGAAATCGAAGATCGATGAAAATACCAAACTGCTACTGCTTTGTAATCCGCAAAATCCGGGAGGTATGGTTTGGACACGCGAAGAGCTGGTGGCATTGACAGATATCTGTCTCGAAAATAATATCATGATTATTTCGGATGAGATTCACTCCGACTTAATTTATAACGGCCACAAACATATTCCTCTTGCCAGCATTTCTGACGAGGTGGCGCAGAACTGCATGGTTAGTATGGCGCCAAGTAAAACGTTTAATGTGGCGGGACTTTCGTCTTCGCTGGTCATTATTCCAAACAAAAGAAAACTGGCGGCTTACGAACGCACCATTGGCGTTGGACATTTGCACATGGGTAACATTTTCGGGACAGTCGCTCTCGAAGCAGCTTACACTCACGGCGACGAATGGCTCGGGCAACTGCTGGATTACCTGTGGGGAAACTACCAGTTACTCGAAAGTTTTATACAGGAAAAACTACCGCGTGTTAAAGTAATGAAACCGGAAGCGACTTACCTCATCTGGATGGATTTTACGGATTATGGCATGAAAAACGAAGAGCTGGCAAAATTCACGGTAGAAAAAGCGGGTGTGGCGCTGAATGATGGTGGCCGTTTTGGAACTGGTGGCGATGGTTGGCTGCGCATTAATATTGGTTGTCCGCGCAGTGTATTGCAGGAAGCGCTTAACCGCCTGGAGAAAGCCTTTGCTTAA
- a CDS encoding 2-phosphosulfolactate phosphatase, which translates to MHINILHLAEGAIEAKGTAVIIDVLRAFSTACYAINNGIKTIIPVGDIDLAYRLKKENPDYLLIGERHERKPEGFDFGNSPTHINDAVITAKTMVQTTSSGTQGIANAINADEIITGSFVNAGAIINYIRKTNPKEVSLVCMGFACQYPTAEDTLCAEYIKNELEGRPNDFPAMVQQIKETDGARFFDPGTESWSPESDFHLCMDLNRFDFILKVEKVGDLNYLRKLKI; encoded by the coding sequence ATGCATATAAATATCCTGCATCTCGCAGAAGGTGCTATCGAGGCAAAAGGAACGGCTGTTATAATTGATGTATTGCGGGCCTTTTCCACAGCCTGTTATGCTATTAACAATGGCATTAAAACCATTATTCCGGTGGGCGACATTGATTTAGCTTATCGCTTAAAAAAGGAGAACCCCGACTACCTTTTAATAGGAGAACGACACGAGCGCAAACCCGAAGGTTTTGATTTCGGCAATTCGCCAACACATATTAATGATGCAGTTATTACTGCCAAAACGATGGTTCAGACCACAAGTTCGGGCACGCAGGGAATTGCAAACGCCATAAATGCCGATGAAATAATTACCGGCAGTTTTGTCAATGCAGGCGCTATTATTAATTATATCCGAAAAACCAATCCGAAAGAGGTTTCGCTGGTTTGTATGGGTTTTGCCTGCCAATACCCCACTGCTGAAGATACATTGTGCGCCGAATACATAAAAAATGAACTGGAAGGAAGGCCTAACGATTTTCCGGCAATGGTACAGCAGATTAAAGAAACCGATGGCGCCCGTTTTTTTGATCCAGGCACCGAAAGCTGGTCACCGGAAAGCGACTTTCATTTGTGTATGGACTTAAACCGATTTGATTTTATACTTAAAGTTGAAAAGGTTGGCGATTTAAATTATCTTCGGAAGCTCAAAATTTAA
- a CDS encoding DMT family transporter encodes MSQTVKTYLYAGLAVLFWSTVATSFKLALREYDFIQLIFYVSAVTVVLLFFVLVAQRKTHLIFTQTKREWLYSLLMGAFNPLLYYLVLFKAYSLLPAQVAQPLNMIWPITLALLSVPMLKQNISWISFVALLISFVGVFFISSQGGFDGFSNTNPLGVLLAVGSSILWSLYWIFNVKDTRDPIVKLFLNFVIGLIYLTPVVALFSSFKVHWGNAFVAVVYSGFFEVGITYVLWLKAMTLTSSNAKIGNLVFFAPFLSLVFIHLILKETIYLTTFVGLIFIVSGVLVQQLDRRKRR; translated from the coding sequence ATGTCGCAAACCGTAAAAACATATTTATATGCAGGATTGGCCGTGTTATTCTGGTCAACCGTAGCCACATCGTTTAAACTGGCGTTGCGCGAGTACGATTTTATTCAGCTTATATTTTATGTGTCGGCAGTAACGGTGGTGTTGCTGTTTTTTGTGTTGGTGGCACAACGAAAAACGCATTTAATCTTTACACAAACCAAACGCGAATGGTTGTATTCGCTGTTAATGGGGGCTTTTAATCCACTGCTTTATTACCTCGTATTGTTTAAAGCCTATTCTTTGCTTCCGGCGCAGGTGGCACAACCACTGAATATGATCTGGCCAATAACGTTGGCGTTGCTTTCGGTGCCCATGCTCAAACAAAACATCAGCTGGATAAGTTTTGTAGCGCTGCTCATCAGTTTTGTTGGGGTGTTTTTTATCTCGTCGCAGGGAGGTTTCGATGGATTTAGTAACACCAATCCGTTGGGCGTGTTGCTGGCGGTTGGGAGTTCAATACTGTGGTCGCTGTACTGGATATTTAATGTAAAAGACACGCGCGATCCAATAGTGAAACTCTTTCTCAACTTCGTCATCGGACTTATTTACCTGACTCCGGTCGTTGCACTGTTCTCGTCGTTTAAAGTACATTGGGGCAACGCGTTTGTCGCTGTCGTTTACTCCGGGTTTTTTGAGGTAGGAATTACTTATGTGTTGTGGCTAAAAGCGATGACCCTGACAAGCAGTAATGCAAAAATCGGCAACCTGGTATTTTTTGCACCGTTTCTGTCGCTGGTATTTATTCACCTCATTTTAAAAGAAACCATCTACTTAACAACTTTTGTTGGTTTGATATTTATTGTTTCGGGTGTGCTGGTTCAGCAACTCGACCGAAGAAAACGGAGATGA
- a CDS encoding DUF1905 domain-containing protein — protein sequence MQAKIKYTFSGKLWKYAGQAGWHFISLPNEISKEIRENLKWQEEGWGRMKAIATIEKEEWRTAIWFDKKLNTYLLPIKADIRKKLKLETGQMLVVNISI from the coding sequence GTGCAAGCTAAGATTAAATACACCTTTTCTGGAAAATTATGGAAATATGCAGGACAGGCAGGTTGGCATTTTATTTCACTTCCTAATGAAATATCAAAAGAAATCAGGGAAAATCTAAAATGGCAGGAAGAGGGCTGGGGAAGAATGAAAGCAATTGCTACTATTGAAAAAGAAGAATGGAGAACTGCTATTTGGTTTGATAAAAAACTGAACACTTATCTTTTACCCATAAAGGCTGATATTAGAAAAAAACTGAAGCTTGAAACAGGCCAAATGTTAGTTGTGAACATTTCGATATAA
- a CDS encoding DUF4276 family protein: MKRVIIICEGETEKEFCNTILTPYFAKKGIYIQSPLIKKSMGGIVKWSELKKQITLHLTNDSTSIVTTLIDYYGLYSKYNFPKWNDAERNPDKNERMEILEQGMFESIEDSLRYHFIPYLQLHEFEGLLFNDIDIFFEQIPPKELVGIDELTQTFQQYSNPEMINNNRETSPSHRLERIILGYNKIVYGNILAEAIGLDKIKAKSPRFNEWIKKLEEI; encoded by the coding sequence ATGAAAAGAGTTATTATTATATGTGAAGGTGAAACAGAAAAAGAATTCTGCAATACAATCCTAACTCCATACTTCGCAAAAAAAGGAATCTACATTCAATCACCACTCATTAAAAAATCAATGGGTGGTATTGTAAAATGGTCTGAGTTAAAAAAACAGATTACTCTTCATTTAACAAATGATTCAACGTCTATAGTAACTACTTTAATAGATTATTACGGTTTATATAGCAAATACAATTTCCCTAAGTGGAATGATGCAGAGCGGAATCCAGATAAAAATGAAAGGATGGAGATACTTGAACAAGGAATGTTCGAAAGTATTGAAGATTCCTTAAGATATCACTTCATTCCATATTTGCAACTGCACGAATTTGAAGGATTACTTTTCAATGACATAGATATCTTTTTCGAACAAATACCTCCAAAAGAATTAGTTGGAATAGATGAACTAACTCAAACATTCCAACAATATAGTAATCCTGAGATGATTAATAACAACAGAGAAACATCTCCTTCACATAGATTAGAAAGAATTATACTAGGCTATAATAAAATTGTATATGGAAATATTTTGGCTGAAGCAATTGGGCTCGACAAGATAAAGGCTAAAAGTCCTAGATTTAATGAATGGATTAAAAAGCTAGAAGAAATTTAA
- a CDS encoding TolC family protein: protein MKTKIKLMQKLAIALFLLAAATFAVQAQEALTLDKALSIAEVGSPDLRLSLLNLERYQKNLEAQRAALKSRFSLQVDPVNYSKQRRFDNRVSEWYTNENFETSTLFTVAQPILITDGTISLTNEFGWSSNNSTSSNTESEVFFNNLYLNLNQPLFTYNTLKLELKELELNFENARISYAMQYLNLEKNVTEFFYSVYMAQMNLTIAKDELANTQKSYDIIKNKVEAGLAAKEEEYQAELNLASAKSTLQNSEVNFENAKDQLKLYLGMDLFEDIMILADVSVNPVPVDLDKAINNGLASRMELRQREIDVETSQFDLVRTKAQNEFRGDVNLRFGITGDNSDLGNIYQNPTKSPSVGISFNIPIFDWGERKARIAAAEAAIQSQELNLNEERKQIVVDIRQVYRNIQNQLNQIDLAKQNEKNAQLTYEINLERYENGDLTGMDLNLYQTQLSEQKVALSQALINYKIELLNLKIQSLYDFEKDEAIIPSELYLTEDQK from the coding sequence ATGAAAACAAAAATCAAACTTATGCAAAAGCTGGCAATTGCCCTATTCCTTTTGGCGGCTGCAACTTTTGCTGTTCAGGCGCAAGAGGCCTTAACCCTAGACAAGGCTTTAAGTATTGCCGAAGTGGGGAGTCCGGATTTGAGACTATCGTTATTAAATCTTGAGCGCTACCAGAAAAACCTTGAGGCACAACGTGCGGCTTTAAAGTCACGTTTTTCACTTCAGGTTGATCCGGTAAACTACAGTAAACAACGTCGTTTCGATAACCGTGTTTCCGAGTGGTATACTAACGAAAATTTTGAAACAAGTACCTTATTCACGGTTGCTCAGCCTATTTTGATAACCGATGGTACTATCTCGCTTACCAACGAATTTGGTTGGTCGAGTAATAATTCCACCTCGTCGAACACCGAAAGTGAGGTATTTTTTAATAATCTGTATCTGAACCTGAATCAGCCTTTATTCACTTACAATACTTTAAAACTGGAGTTAAAGGAGCTGGAGCTAAACTTCGAGAATGCCAGGATTAGTTACGCCATGCAGTACCTGAACCTTGAAAAAAATGTTACCGAATTTTTCTACAGCGTTTACATGGCTCAAATGAATTTGACGATTGCAAAAGACGAGCTGGCCAACACGCAAAAAAGTTACGACATTATAAAAAATAAAGTGGAAGCCGGGCTGGCTGCAAAAGAAGAAGAATACCAGGCTGAGCTGAACCTGGCGTCGGCAAAATCTACTTTGCAAAACAGCGAAGTAAACTTCGAAAATGCCAAAGACCAGTTGAAACTTTATCTGGGGATGGATCTTTTTGAAGATATTATGATTTTGGCTGACGTAAGCGTGAATCCGGTTCCTGTTGATCTGGATAAAGCCATTAATAATGGTTTGGCTTCGAGAATGGAGTTGCGCCAGCGCGAAATTGATGTGGAAACCAGTCAGTTTGATCTTGTTCGTACCAAAGCTCAGAATGAATTCAGGGGAGATGTGAACCTGCGATTTGGTATTACCGGCGATAATAGCGACCTGGGTAATATTTACCAGAATCCTACAAAAAGCCCGTCGGTAGGAATTAGTTTCAATATTCCTATTTTCGACTGGGGCGAGCGCAAAGCAAGAATTGCAGCGGCCGAAGCAGCCATACAATCGCAGGAATTGAACCTGAATGAAGAACGCAAGCAAATTGTTGTTGATATTCGCCAGGTTTACCGTAATATTCAAAACCAGTTGAACCAAATTGATTTGGCAAAGCAAAATGAAAAGAATGCTCAACTAACTTACGAAATCAACCTGGAACGTTACGAAAACGGCGACCTCACAGGTATGGACCTCAACCTGTATCAAACGCAATTGTCGGAACAAAAAGTTGCACTAAGCCAGGCGCTAATCAATTATAAAATCGAATTATTAAACCTTAAAATACAGTCTTTATACGATTTCGAAAAAGATGAAGCCATCATTCCATCGGAACTGTATTTAACCGAAGATCAAAAATAA
- a CDS encoding ABC transporter ATP-binding protein, translated as MHIKIENLNKIYKGGSYAVNNLNLEIPNGMFGLLGPNGAGKSTLMRILVTLMKPTSGKVYFNDYELSKHRREIRSMLGYLPQDFSFFSKLKTSEFLDYTARLAGMTSGAARRTAVDQMLEEVGLFEVRDRNANKLSGGMKRRLGIAQALINDPQIIIVDEPTTGLDPEERIRFRNLLSTISTRDVIIILSTHIVGDISSTCDNMALLNQGKLAFSGSPEQLVKQAEGHVWQIEATEQEYLEINEKYPVISTIPIDGGWEVQVVANEIDGYQGKPMDPNLEHAYVHFMENKLNQWSNA; from the coding sequence GTGCATATAAAAATCGAAAATCTAAACAAAATTTACAAAGGTGGCAGTTACGCCGTAAACAATCTGAACCTTGAAATTCCTAACGGTATGTTTGGTCTGCTTGGTCCAAATGGTGCCGGTAAATCAACCTTGATGCGCATTTTGGTAACCCTGATGAAACCTACAAGTGGGAAAGTATATTTCAACGATTACGAACTTTCGAAACATCGGCGCGAAATTCGCTCGATGTTGGGTTATTTGCCCCAGGATTTTAGTTTTTTCTCGAAACTGAAAACCTCGGAATTTTTGGATTATACCGCCCGTTTGGCAGGAATGACAAGTGGTGCGGCGCGCCGAACTGCCGTTGATCAAATGCTTGAGGAAGTAGGTTTGTTTGAAGTGCGCGACAGAAATGCAAATAAACTTTCAGGAGGTATGAAACGACGTTTGGGAATTGCCCAGGCGCTGATAAACGATCCGCAGATTATTATTGTTGATGAGCCTACTACCGGCCTCGACCCCGAAGAGCGTATCCGTTTCCGTAACCTGCTTTCAACCATTAGTACCCGCGACGTAATTATTATTCTGTCGACACACATTGTTGGCGATATTTCGAGTACCTGCGATAATATGGCGTTGTTGAATCAGGGGAAACTGGCATTTTCCGGATCGCCTGAGCAGCTGGTAAAACAGGCTGAAGGCCATGTTTGGCAGATTGAAGCTACCGAACAAGAATACCTTGAGATAAATGAAAAATACCCTGTAATCTCTACCATTCCGATCGACGGAGGCTGGGAAGTGCAGGTTGTTGCTAATGAGATTGACGGTTACCAGGGAAAACCCATGGATCCGAATCTGGAGCACGCCTATGTACATTTTATGGAAAACAAACTAAACCAATGGTCTAACGCTTAA
- the lipA gene encoding lipoyl synthase translates to MAHELNGRERLPKWMKMKMPKGESYSKVKNLVNQHGLHTICTSGNCPNIGECWNRGTATFMILGNICTRKCKFCAVPNGAPLAPDLEEPKKLAESVRIMGVKHCVITSVDRDDLEDQGAGIWAETIREVKRVNPETKIEVLIPDFRGKTELIQQVIDAGPDVISHNLETTEERTPFIRFAARYRRSLDVIKYVADNFGRAKSGIMLGLGETHEDVLKTMDDLLEAGCKVMTIGQYLAPTTKHMPVVEYITPEKFVEYRNIGIRKGFKFVESSPLVRSSYRAEEHVKA, encoded by the coding sequence ATGGCACATGAGTTGAATGGCAGGGAACGACTGCCGAAGTGGATGAAGATGAAAATGCCGAAGGGGGAAAGCTATTCGAAGGTAAAGAACCTGGTGAATCAACATGGTTTGCATACCATTTGCACCAGCGGAAACTGCCCGAATATTGGTGAGTGCTGGAACAGGGGAACAGCCACGTTTATGATTTTAGGAAACATCTGTACCCGTAAATGTAAATTCTGTGCCGTGCCTAATGGCGCCCCACTTGCTCCCGATTTGGAAGAGCCAAAAAAACTGGCAGAGTCGGTGCGTATTATGGGCGTAAAACACTGCGTTATTACTTCGGTTGACCGCGATGATCTGGAAGACCAGGGGGCCGGAATCTGGGCAGAAACCATTCGCGAAGTAAAACGTGTGAATCCGGAAACCAAAATTGAAGTGCTGATTCCCGATTTTAGAGGGAAGACAGAATTGATACAACAAGTAATCGATGCAGGTCCGGATGTGATTTCGCACAACCTGGAAACCACTGAAGAGCGGACTCCGTTTATCCGTTTTGCTGCAAGATATCGCCGTAGCCTCGATGTAATAAAATATGTTGCTGATAATTTCGGACGGGCAAAATCGGGTATTATGCTTGGCTTGGGCGAAACTCACGAAGATGTGCTAAAAACAATGGACGACTTGCTGGAAGCCGGTTGTAAGGTAATGACAATCGGGCAATACCTGGCACCAACAACAAAACACATGCCTGTGGTTGAATACATTACCCCGGAGAAATTTGTGGAATACCGCAACATCGGTATCCGCAAAGGTTTTAAGTTTGTTGAAAGCTCGCCGCTCGTTCGCAGTTCGTACAGAGCCGAAGAACACGTAAAAGCGTAA